A window of the Acidobacteriota bacterium genome harbors these coding sequences:
- a CDS encoding pyridoxal phosphate-dependent aminotransferase — protein MFSNRFKWNLETNQLARLIETKRRAGAPILDLTEANPTRAGLIYPQPEILNALAQPGVMLYEPAPRGLLPAREAVAAYYAARGLRVDSAHICLTASTSEAYGYLFKLLCDQGENVLVPQPSYPLFDFLAALEGVELRPYSLEYQHPRGWAIDFDSLQSALTPQTRAVLLVNPNNPTGSFVKAEEAGELNRFCQQHELALIVDEVFGDYALGGGYSTGSGSDRVPAQTLTARHPVATAPGTVSAAALQHSLVENDAALTFVLSGFSKILALPQMKLGWIVTNGSAELRREAEERLELIADTFLSVGAPVQHAAAQWLQLRSGLQQQIAARTAANLEWLAALVAGSACRLLTVEGGWYATLEVPRHVSEEELILRLLAEDDVLVHPGYFFDFAREAYLVLSLLTLPAVFRTAAQRLFERVVNG, from the coding sequence CTATCCGCAGCCGGAAATTCTCAACGCACTGGCGCAACCCGGAGTAATGCTTTATGAGCCTGCGCCGCGTGGCTTGTTACCCGCGCGCGAAGCCGTCGCGGCCTATTACGCCGCGCGCGGCCTACGCGTTGACTCCGCGCACATCTGTCTGACCGCCAGCACGAGCGAGGCCTACGGCTATTTGTTCAAGCTGCTTTGCGATCAGGGCGAGAATGTGTTGGTGCCGCAACCGAGCTATCCGCTCTTTGATTTTCTGGCGGCGCTCGAAGGCGTCGAACTGCGGCCTTACAGCCTGGAGTATCAGCATCCACGAGGGTGGGCGATTGATTTCGACTCGTTGCAAAGCGCGCTGACGCCCCAGACGCGCGCGGTGCTGCTGGTCAATCCCAACAACCCGACCGGCTCGTTCGTCAAAGCGGAGGAGGCCGGCGAACTGAACCGGTTTTGCCAGCAACACGAATTGGCGCTCATCGTGGATGAGGTCTTTGGCGATTATGCCTTGGGGGGCGGATACAGTACCGGGAGCGGTAGCGACCGGGTTCCAGCGCAAACTCTAACGGCGAGACACCCAGTCGCTACCGCTCCCGGTACCGTATCGGCGGCTGCGCTACAACATTCGCTGGTTGAGAACGATGCGGCGCTGACTTTTGTCTTGAGCGGCTTTTCCAAAATCCTCGCCCTGCCTCAAATGAAACTCGGCTGGATCGTGACGAATGGCTCGGCGGAGTTAAGACGCGAAGCCGAAGAGCGGTTGGAATTGATCGCCGACACCTTTCTTTCGGTCGGCGCGCCTGTGCAACATGCGGCGGCGCAATGGTTGCAGTTGCGCTCAGGCTTGCAGCAGCAGATTGCGGCGCGCACAGCGGCCAATTTGGAATGGCTGGCCGCTCTGGTCGCAGGCTCAGCTTGCCGCTTGCTTACGGTCGAAGGCGGCTGGTACGCGACGCTGGAAGTGCCGCGTCACGTTTCAGAGGAAGAGTTGATCTTGCGTTTGTTGGCCGAAGACGATGTGCTGGTGCATCCGGGGTACTTTTTCGATTTCGCGCGCGAGGCCTATCTGGTGTTGAGTTTGCTGACACTGCCAGCAGTCTTTCGCACGGCGGCGCAACGGCTGTTTGAACGCGTTGTGAATGGTTGA